One window of the Maylandia zebra isolate NMK-2024a linkage group LG19, Mzebra_GT3a, whole genome shotgun sequence genome contains the following:
- the LOC101477478 gene encoding phospholipase A and acyltransferase 3 → MAPTLFDKEPKPGDLIEISRGAYKHWAVYIGGNEVVHLLPPTHSGGELGSFGELLTLLDSGKAQVRRQKIWEVVGSSEFEVNNLLDDEYSPREPLAIVRDACRMVGRELPYCIATQNCEHFVTELRYGKPESRQVQTAAVIGGVAVAGVAAAILGAALFSSFNKDENKRRRNYR, encoded by the exons ATGGCACCAACACTG TTTGACAAAGAGCCAAAGCCAGGGGACCTTATCGAGATCTCTCGGGGGGCATATAAACACTGGGCTGTCTACATTGGAGGAAATGAAGTTGTTCATTTACTGCCTCCGA cacattcaGGTGGTGAGTTGGGATCCTTCGGTGAACTGCTGACGTTACTAGACAGCGGTAAGGCGCAGGTGAGGCGTCAGAAGATCTGGGAAGTTGTCGGCTCCAGCGAATTTGAGGTCAATAATCTTCTGGATGATGAGTACAGTCCTCGTGAGCCTCTTGCCATTGTGAGGGATGCCTGCAGGATGGTCGGTCGAGAGCTGCCTTACTGTATCGCTACTCAGAATTGTGAACACTTTGTCACAGAGCTACGTTATGGAAAGCCAGAGTCCCGACAG GTTCAAACAGCAGCTGTGATTGGAGGCGTCGCGGTGGCAGGTGTAGCCGCTGCAATTTTGGGTGCCGCGCTGTTTTCCTCCTTCAACAAGGacgaaaacaaaagaagaagaaattataGGTGA